The nucleotide sequence AAGGTCAAAGCCTTCTCCGCAGCCAACCCCGAAACGCTGAATCAGGCAAATTACATCGCCGCGCGTCGGCTGCCCGCAAGCTTTGCCGGAACAACCTATTGGGGCGTGCACGCGTTTCCCGCAACGAATGCGAGGGGAGAGACGCGCTTTATCAAGTTCAAGGTCATTCCCGTCGGCGGTGACGTGACCTTGACCGAGGACGAGGCCAGGACGAAATCCGCCGACTTCCTACGCTACGACCTCGAACGCCGGATCGCTGCCGGCGATGTCCGCTTCAACGTGATGGCTTTGCTCGGCCGTCCCGGCGATCCCACCATGGACGTGACCATGCGGTGGCCGGATGAGGACAATCGGGAAGAGATGCGGCTGGGTACGATCGTCATCACCGCCTTTGAGGCGGACGAGGCCTGCGACGCATCCATCTTCAACCCGGCGAATCTCGCCGACGGCATCGGCCAGCCACTGGACGAAATCTTCGCGGCGCGGCGCGCCGCCTACACCATTTCACTGGCAAAGCGTCGCTGACATTCCCCGGCGAGATCACGTCTCGCGACCCGGCGCGCCCTGCGTTTCGCGCCGCCACGCGCCCGGACTGACACCGACCAGCGCGGAGAACACCCGCGTAAAATGACTTTGATTGGCAAAGCCCGCCGATATCGCGATCTCCGACAGTGGCAGATCGCGTACGCTCATCAACTGCTTGGCGGCCTTCACGCGCTGCTGCAGCAGCCACTGGTGCGGCGGCAGTCCGGTGGAGATGCGAAATGCCCGCGAGAAATGGCTGACCGAGAGGCCAAGCTCGGCTGCGATCGCCTGCAACGTCAGCTTGCCGCCGAGATCTGACTCGAGCCTGTCGCAGGCGCGCCGCACCTGCCACGGCGCAAGACCGCCGCGGCTGGGTTCGGCCGCGCGCTGAAGTCCGCCATAGGTCTGCGCCACGTGTGCCGTCAGCGCGAACATCATATGGTCGATGAAAAGCTGGTTGGTCTCGTCCGGCCGGCGCAGCCCCTGCTGTAATGAAGCACCGATGTGGCGGACGATGGCGTCGTCATGCCCGATGCCAATCCGACAATCGAGCTCGTCCACGCGTGGCGCGCCGGACTGTTCCGCGATGCCGTCGAGCGCCGAGCGCGGAATGTAGAAGAACAGGGAGTGGAACGGCTTGTCGATCACGTAGCGCGGGTCGCGCTTGAGGTCGTACAGATAAGTCGTGCCCGCGTGGACGTTCGCCGTCATGATGCATTTGCCACGCTCCCAGAGCTCGCAGTCAGGGTAATTGTGGAGCTTCAGGCTGACGAGAAATGCGTCCTCGGCGGCGAGCGAGCCGGACAGACCCGGCACCGGATTGTCATTCCGCGTCTCGGTAACCGCAAGTTCGGTACTGCGCAGCGAACGCGTGACCAGCGAAGGCGGCGCCTCCTTGAGATGCAGGAACTGCCCGAGCTTCTGTCCGTAGGCGCCAGCCCGTGTCATCGATATATCCCTTCCGTGGAAGTCCAAGCGCAGGCCACAGCATCCTGCAACTCCAAGGAACCCATTATCGGGTATTCGCCCACCGCTGTCCACGGTCGCTCCGGACAAGCGTGACGGCAGGCTCTGGTGCGCCTCTCGGATGAGGGAAGAGAATTCCGTAACGATTTCAGAGCGCCTTCGCCTCACCCGCCAGTTCGGACAACACGCGATCAAGCCCGCAAGGACACATCACGACTTTTCACAAACGCACGGCAAAATGCGTCCCGGCGGAGAACGAACATGCGGAATGCAAGGGTCATCATCGTCACGGGCGGTAGCGCCGGCATTCGGCGAGCGGCGTCCCGCTAGAACGACGTGCCGCCGCCGAACCTGAACTCCTGGACGGTGTCGTATTTGCCCTTCGTGATCGGCACGGCGTAGTCGAAGCGCAGCGGTCCGAATGGCGATGCCCAGATCAGGCCGACGCCGACCGACGAACGCACCACGTTGCCGTCGTCATATTGAAGTCCGCAGGTGGGGCAAGCCGCCGTGTTGACCTCGCCCGTGGCCGACCAGGATGTCGGTCCCTTGTAATCCCAAAGCGATCCGGCGTCGGCGTAGACCGCGCCCTTCAGGCCGACTTCCTTTGGCAGAAACCAGAACGGCATCTGCAACTCCACCGACGCACCCCAATACTTGGTGCCGCCGAGCGCATCGCCGGTCGCGCCGAAGCTGGCATAGGTGATGTCGCGTGGGCCGATGCCGTTGGAGGCGAAGCCGCGCACGAGGTTCGGGCCCATCTGGAAATGGTCCAGCATGCGCAGATCCTGGTCGCCGATCTTGTTGAGGATGCCGCCCTGAAGATGGATCACGCCGACGATCTCGGACACCAGCGACTGGTAGTATTTCGCATCAACGGCGGACTTCAGGTAGGTGACGTCGCCACCGACCCCGGCGAAATCCTGCCGGAAGTCGATCAGCAATCCATCCGTCGGGTTCTTGGTATTGTCGAGCGTGTTGTAGCTCAGCGTATAGCCGAGCGCCGAAGTCCA is from Bradyrhizobium sp. ISRA430 and encodes:
- a CDS encoding AraC family transcriptional regulator gives rise to the protein MTRAGAYGQKLGQFLHLKEAPPSLVTRSLRSTELAVTETRNDNPVPGLSGSLAAEDAFLVSLKLHNYPDCELWERGKCIMTANVHAGTTYLYDLKRDPRYVIDKPFHSLFFYIPRSALDGIAEQSGAPRVDELDCRIGIGHDDAIVRHIGASLQQGLRRPDETNQLFIDHMMFALTAHVAQTYGGLQRAAEPSRGGLAPWQVRRACDRLESDLGGKLTLQAIAAELGLSVSHFSRAFRISTGLPPHQWLLQQRVKAAKQLMSVRDLPLSEIAISAGFANQSHFTRVFSALVGVSPGAWRRETQGAPGRET
- a CDS encoding catalase family peroxidase, with the translated sequence MSQPASGAATPALIVDTLKAVAGNPPKVRASFAKGCCVRGTYTPSDRAAEVTRSLSFTRPSRVLARFSVGGGNPKVPDTNNLVLRGFSFKLGDDAHRSDILVESAPVHFARTLDQMLAFLEARIPGADGKPDMEKVKAFSAANPETLNQANYIAARRLPASFAGTTYWGVHAFPATNARGETRFIKFKVIPVGGDVTLTEDEARTKSADFLRYDLERRIAAGDVRFNVMALLGRPGDPTMDVTMRWPDEDNREEMRLGTIVITAFEADEACDASIFNPANLADGIGQPLDEIFAARRAAYTISLAKRR